Proteins from a single region of Akkermansiaceae bacterium:
- a CDS encoding type II secretion system F family protein, with protein sequence MPVFAYKALAANGSVTTGEIDATDRPEALRLLDKKGLQPVNLRESAAAAPSASKAKGKKAKEEAPPLRQTAAKPDAEEKIPDGPVKLKRQEVILFTEELSDMLGAGLQLEPALKSMEGRQELGNLKAVSFKIRQIVRDGVNFSVALKKASPSFGPLYCSLAAAGEASGALDDILKRQAHYLKTLAELQARLILAMIYPAFLVLAGIGVSIVFVTILIPQLTELIESTPGGKIPIGAVILIGASEFLKKWWLAMLIGMIAVGFFFKAWKDNEANKPAWDRIKLRLPLVGPVISSRFYVQFLETMANLVGNGLPLHRALELSRDATQNRSLRGYLNTVIDQVGDGRSFSKSMIRSGAFPPLLIDMIAVGEQTGKIDLSLRRAAERYDKELDKDLQRIMALIMPTVLIIMAGLIGTMAYLMINAIFSTISGMSK encoded by the coding sequence ATGCCAGTCTTCGCCTACAAAGCCCTCGCCGCCAACGGTTCCGTCACCACCGGCGAGATCGATGCGACCGACCGTCCGGAGGCGCTGCGCCTGCTGGACAAGAAGGGCCTGCAGCCGGTGAACCTGCGGGAGTCCGCCGCCGCCGCTCCATCCGCTTCAAAGGCCAAGGGCAAGAAAGCGAAGGAGGAGGCACCCCCGTTGCGCCAGACTGCCGCGAAGCCGGACGCGGAGGAAAAGATCCCCGACGGCCCGGTGAAGCTGAAGCGCCAGGAGGTCATCCTCTTCACCGAGGAACTGTCCGACATGCTGGGCGCAGGCCTGCAACTGGAACCCGCCCTGAAGTCCATGGAAGGCCGCCAGGAGCTGGGCAACCTGAAGGCCGTCTCCTTCAAGATCCGCCAGATCGTCCGGGACGGCGTGAATTTCTCCGTGGCTTTGAAAAAGGCCAGCCCCTCCTTCGGCCCGCTCTACTGCTCCCTCGCCGCCGCGGGGGAGGCGTCCGGCGCGCTGGATGACATCCTCAAGCGGCAGGCCCACTACCTCAAGACGCTGGCGGAACTCCAGGCCCGGCTCATCCTCGCGATGATCTACCCCGCCTTCCTCGTCCTCGCGGGCATCGGCGTGTCCATCGTCTTCGTCACCATCCTCATCCCGCAGCTCACGGAGCTGATCGAGAGCACCCCGGGCGGGAAGATCCCCATCGGCGCGGTCATCCTCATCGGCGCGTCGGAGTTCCTCAAGAAGTGGTGGCTGGCCATGCTGATCGGCATGATCGCCGTGGGCTTCTTCTTCAAGGCGTGGAAGGACAACGAGGCGAACAAGCCCGCGTGGGACCGCATCAAGCTGCGGCTGCCCCTCGTCGGCCCGGTCATTTCCAGCCGCTTCTACGTCCAGTTTCTGGAAACCATGGCCAACCTCGTCGGCAACGGCCTGCCCCTGCACCGGGCGCTGGAGTTGTCCCGTGACGCCACCCAGAACCGTTCCCTGCGCGGCTACCTCAACACCGTCATCGACCAGGTGGGCGACGGACGGTCTTTCTCAAAGTCGATGATCCGCTCCGGTGCGTTCCCGCCGCTGCTCATCGACATGATCGCCGTCGGAGAGCAGACCGGAAAGATCGACCTTTCCCTGCGCCGCGCCGCGGAACGCTACGACAAGGAACTGGACAAGGACCTGCAGCGCATCATGGCGCTCATCATGCCCACCGTCCTCATCATCATGGCCGGTCTCATCGGCACCATGGCCTACCTGATGATCAACGCCATCTTCTCCACCATCTCCGGCATGTCGAAGTGA
- a CDS encoding type II/IV secretion system protein, with translation MSQLLIEPARRTGCEDLPALAEVLKEAVQRQRSPIDDVLDAGLVDEEKYLGELARELGIEWLDSIPITEVTLPLREACGPRIALRHRLLPVEITGEGAHRRLKLATFDPFNLVARQAVAQELDLPIDWCMASRRRLHEALRRLYGVGADTFEQILEGRDFDYENITDNEDEANVIDNDDDEEASVVKFVNQIIREALDQRATDIHVEPLANNLRIRYRIDGRLIEVTVPENIKALQSSVIARLKIMSRLDIAERRIPQDGRINLQFEGQTIDVRVATVPTVEGESVSLRLLNQQKFNLEKLGMEPFVRRKIEQLLHLPNGIILITGPTGSGKSTSLYSFLSEVNHPERRIVTVEDPVENKLSGVMQIAVKSEIGLTFATALRSILRADPNIVMIGEIRDLETAEIAIRASLTGHLVFSTLHTNDALGGISRLVDMGVEPFLVSAAVRAFLAQRLVRRLCPNCKLPREVTDEDKTELGIPLNLHGQAYSARPGGCDRCRATGFAGRLAIYEVILLTQQMQELVAHSAPSNDLRAQAVRDGYIPMRSYGWHKVMQGDTTIEEVISVTSSDLGGAE, from the coding sequence ATGAGCCAGCTTTTGATCGAACCCGCCCGCCGCACCGGTTGCGAAGACCTGCCCGCCCTCGCGGAGGTGCTGAAGGAAGCCGTTCAGCGCCAGCGTTCTCCGATTGACGACGTGCTGGATGCGGGGCTGGTGGATGAGGAAAAATACCTGGGCGAGCTGGCCCGGGAGCTGGGCATCGAGTGGCTGGACAGCATCCCCATCACGGAGGTGACGCTGCCGCTGCGGGAGGCGTGCGGCCCGAGGATCGCCCTGCGGCACCGGCTTCTGCCCGTGGAGATCACGGGTGAGGGCGCGCACCGGCGGCTGAAACTGGCGACTTTCGATCCTTTCAACCTCGTCGCCCGGCAGGCGGTGGCGCAGGAGCTGGACCTGCCCATCGACTGGTGCATGGCGTCCCGGCGGCGGCTGCACGAGGCGCTGCGCCGCCTCTACGGGGTGGGCGCGGACACGTTCGAGCAGATCCTGGAGGGCCGGGACTTCGACTACGAGAACATCACCGACAACGAGGACGAGGCGAACGTCATCGACAATGACGACGACGAGGAGGCCAGCGTGGTCAAGTTCGTCAACCAGATCATCCGGGAGGCGCTGGACCAGCGCGCGACGGACATCCACGTGGAGCCGCTGGCCAACAACCTGCGCATCCGCTATCGCATCGACGGGCGGCTGATCGAGGTGACGGTGCCGGAGAACATCAAGGCGCTGCAGAGTTCCGTGATCGCCCGTCTGAAGATCATGTCGCGGCTGGACATTGCGGAGCGGCGCATCCCGCAGGACGGCCGGATCAACCTCCAGTTCGAGGGCCAGACCATCGACGTCCGGGTGGCGACGGTGCCGACGGTGGAGGGGGAGAGCGTTTCCCTGCGTCTGCTCAACCAGCAGAAGTTCAACCTGGAGAAGCTGGGCATGGAGCCGTTCGTGCGGCGCAAGATCGAGCAACTGCTTCACCTGCCCAACGGCATCATCCTCATCACCGGTCCCACGGGTTCCGGTAAATCGACCTCCCTTTACTCCTTCCTCAGCGAGGTGAACCACCCGGAGCGGCGGATCGTCACGGTGGAGGACCCGGTGGAAAACAAGCTGTCCGGGGTGATGCAGATCGCCGTGAAGTCGGAGATCGGCCTGACCTTCGCCACCGCGCTGCGGTCGATCCTGCGGGCGGACCCGAACATCGTCATGATCGGGGAAATCCGGGACCTGGAGACGGCGGAAATCGCCATCCGGGCGTCCCTCACCGGTCACTTGGTTTTCTCCACCCTGCACACGAACGACGCGCTCGGCGGCATTTCCCGTCTGGTCGATATGGGCGTGGAGCCGTTCCTCGTTTCCGCCGCCGTCCGTGCCTTCCTCGCCCAGCGTCTGGTCCGCCGCCTGTGCCCGAACTGCAAGCTGCCGCGCGAGGTCACGGACGAGGACAAGACGGAGCTGGGCATCCCGCTGAACCTCCACGGCCAGGCCTACAGCGCGCGCCCGGGTGGCTGCGACCGCTGCCGCGCCACCGGCTTCGCGGGACGGCTCGCCATTTACGAAGTCATCCTGCTCACCCAGCAGATGCAGGAGCTCGTCGCCCACAGCGCGCCGTCCAACGACCTGCGTGCCCAGGCCGTGAGGGACGGCTACATCCCCATGCGCAGCTACGGCTGGCACAAGGTGATGCAAGGGGACACCACCATCGAGGAGGTCATCTCCGTCACATCGTCGGATCTCGGAGGGGCCGAATAA
- a CDS encoding ABC transporter ATP-binding protein, producing the protein MSYLEIRDLHTHFSRSTGPWFARTKQEVRAVDGVSLEVQQGEILGLVGESGCGKSTLSRTLMQLIPATSGSVILNGENLSQLPKAVVRRRRLDFQMIFQDPYASLNPRMTVYSTLAEAVLQRHPGLKGKPELRKRVEELMATVGLDARVMKKYPHEFSGGQRQRIAIARALAPEPKLVIADEPVSALDVSIQSQILNLIKKLQRDLGLTMIFISHDLGVVHYLADRIAVMYQGKIVETGGAEEVFHQPKEAYTQRLLSSIPRLAV; encoded by the coding sequence GTGTCCTATCTGGAAATCCGCGACCTCCACACGCACTTCAGCCGCAGCACCGGGCCGTGGTTCGCCCGCACGAAGCAGGAGGTGAGGGCGGTGGACGGCGTGAGCCTGGAGGTGCAGCAGGGGGAGATCCTCGGGCTGGTGGGTGAGTCCGGCTGCGGGAAGTCCACGCTTTCACGCACGCTCATGCAGCTCATCCCGGCGACGTCCGGCTCCGTCATCCTGAACGGGGAGAACCTGTCCCAGCTCCCGAAGGCCGTGGTCCGCCGCCGCAGGCTGGACTTCCAGATGATCTTCCAGGACCCGTATGCCTCGCTCAATCCGCGGATGACGGTTTATTCCACGCTGGCGGAGGCGGTGCTCCAGCGGCACCCCGGGCTGAAAGGAAAGCCGGAGCTGCGCAAACGGGTGGAGGAACTGATGGCCACCGTGGGACTCGACGCGCGGGTGATGAAAAAATACCCGCACGAATTTTCCGGCGGCCAGCGCCAGCGCATCGCCATCGCCCGTGCCCTCGCCCCGGAGCCGAAGCTGGTCATCGCGGACGAGCCGGTGTCCGCGCTGGATGTCTCCATCCAGTCGCAGATCCTCAACCTGATCAAAAAGCTGCAGCGCGACCTGGGCCTGACCATGATCTTCATTTCACACGACCTCGGCGTGGTCCACTATCTGGCGGACCGCATCGCCGTGATGTATCAGGGGAAGATCGTCGAGACCGGCGGCGCGGAGGAGGTCTTCCACCAGCCGAAGGAGGCCTACACGCAGCGGCTGTTGTCATCGATTCCGCGGCTGGCGGTGTGA
- a CDS encoding DUF1552 domain-containing protein, translating to MNPSPSLRSTRIELPGAGMSRRRFLRASGVAMTLPFLESLLPRALAAETPNASPDGVKRFVAIGAPLGFHTPFLFPETAGTDYKPVKYLEPLQDHRDKFTVISGLMHPDVDGGHAAEASFLTGAPHPSAPSFRNTISVDQYAAETIGHLTRYPSLSLSATSGNSLSISRSGVKVPPDVSPSRLYEKLFLEGSAKEKEKQVKRLQDGRSVMDLVMDDVKHVQRKVGRDDHETLDQYLTSVRDFEQRMVAAEEWTNKPKPKVDVPKPKDIEDRADFVGKMRLMYDLMFLALSTDSTRLITFVGAGGNEVVTLEGVDDGWHNLSHHGKDPEKIDMLAIIEREEFVLFAEFIGKMKAFQEGRHSLLDQTAIVIGSSLGNASSHNNSNLPIVLAGGGFKHGQHLAFGEKGGPPLSNLFVSCLQHMGLEAESFSSGNGRLAGI from the coding sequence ATGAACCCGTCCCCGTCCCTCCGCAGCACCCGCATCGAGCTTCCGGGCGCGGGCATGAGCCGCCGCCGGTTCCTGCGCGCGTCGGGGGTGGCGATGACCTTGCCTTTCCTCGAAAGCCTGCTGCCAAGGGCGCTGGCGGCGGAGACTCCGAACGCATCGCCGGACGGGGTGAAGCGGTTCGTCGCCATCGGCGCGCCGTTGGGATTCCACACGCCGTTCCTTTTCCCGGAGACGGCGGGCACGGACTACAAGCCGGTGAAATACCTGGAACCGCTGCAGGACCACCGGGACAAGTTCACCGTCATCTCCGGCCTCATGCACCCGGATGTGGACGGCGGGCACGCGGCGGAGGCCAGTTTCCTCACCGGTGCGCCGCATCCGTCCGCGCCCAGCTTCCGCAACACCATCTCCGTGGACCAGTATGCGGCGGAAACCATCGGCCACCTGACGCGATACCCCTCGCTGAGCCTGTCCGCCACCAGCGGCAACAGCCTTTCCATCTCCCGCTCCGGGGTGAAGGTGCCACCGGATGTCAGCCCGTCCCGCCTTTACGAAAAACTGTTCCTCGAAGGCTCCGCGAAGGAAAAGGAAAAGCAGGTCAAGCGCCTCCAGGACGGCCGCAGCGTCATGGACCTGGTGATGGATGACGTGAAGCACGTCCAGCGCAAGGTCGGCCGCGACGACCACGAGACTCTGGACCAGTACCTCACCAGCGTCCGGGATTTCGAGCAACGCATGGTCGCCGCCGAAGAGTGGACGAACAAACCGAAGCCGAAGGTCGATGTGCCGAAACCGAAGGACATCGAGGACCGCGCGGACTTCGTCGGCAAGATGCGGCTGATGTATGACCTCATGTTCCTGGCACTGAGCACGGACTCCACCCGCCTCATCACCTTCGTCGGGGCCGGTGGCAATGAAGTCGTCACGCTGGAGGGCGTGGACGACGGCTGGCACAACCTGAGCCACCACGGCAAAGATCCGGAAAAGATCGACATGCTCGCCATCATCGAGCGGGAGGAGTTCGTCCTCTTCGCCGAGTTCATTGGCAAGATGAAGGCGTTCCAGGAAGGCCGGCACTCGCTGCTGGACCAGACCGCCATCGTCATCGGTTCCAGCCTCGGCAACGCGTCCAGCCACAACAATTCCAACCTGCCCATCGTCCTCGCGGGCGGCGGCTTCAAGCACGGCCAGCACCTCGCCTTCGGGGAGAAGGGCGGCCCGCCGCTCTCCAACCTGTTCGTTTCCTGCCTCCAGCACATGGGGCTGGAAGCGGAGAGCTTCTCCTCCGGAAACGGCAGGCTGGCGGGGATCTGA
- a CDS encoding permease yields the protein MSCCTPKPEPEKRSCCSATPPEPSVAPSCHDEAPAAETADCCAPKRRIDWLLWGSLILLVAGLAGHFVSGGPVWWHKFSHASFEFLSKAWWGILVGIIAVGVIGRIPREIIASLLGKGGTLTGTIRAVLAGTLLDLCNHGVLMIAAQLYKKGASTGQTMAFLISSPWNSLSVTLILAAMIGWKWMLLFILLSMVIGVITGWTADRLVKAGKLPANPNAFTLPDDFRLRSALRDAGRAVKPTPSNIRGMVVDGFRDSTMILRWIFFGIVLAGIIRAFVPDDLFSHYFGPTLLGLFLTLLATTVIEVCSEGSSPIAADLMARAAAPGNAFTFLMAGAATDYTEMLVLRETTKSWKIALALPLIATPQILLIGWLLNL from the coding sequence ATGTCCTGCTGCACACCGAAGCCCGAACCGGAGAAAAGGAGCTGCTGCTCCGCCACTCCGCCGGAACCGTCCGTGGCGCCCTCCTGCCACGATGAAGCACCCGCCGCGGAGACCGCGGACTGCTGCGCGCCGAAGCGCCGGATCGACTGGCTGCTGTGGGGTTCCCTCATCCTGCTGGTGGCGGGACTGGCGGGCCACTTCGTCAGCGGCGGCCCGGTGTGGTGGCACAAATTTTCCCACGCCAGCTTCGAGTTCCTGTCAAAGGCATGGTGGGGCATCCTCGTCGGCATCATCGCCGTGGGGGTGATCGGCCGCATCCCGCGTGAGATCATCGCCAGCCTGCTGGGCAAGGGCGGGACGCTGACGGGCACCATCCGCGCGGTGCTCGCGGGCACGCTGCTGGACCTATGCAACCATGGTGTGCTGATGATCGCGGCGCAGCTTTACAAGAAAGGCGCGTCCACCGGCCAGACCATGGCCTTCCTCATTTCCAGCCCGTGGAATTCGCTATCCGTGACGCTGATCCTCGCGGCGATGATCGGCTGGAAGTGGATGCTGCTGTTCATCCTGCTGTCCATGGTCATCGGTGTCATCACCGGCTGGACCGCCGACCGTCTGGTGAAGGCGGGCAAGCTCCCCGCCAACCCGAACGCGTTCACGCTGCCGGATGACTTCCGCCTGCGCAGCGCGCTGCGTGACGCCGGACGCGCGGTGAAGCCGACACCGTCGAACATCCGTGGCATGGTCGTGGACGGCTTCCGCGATTCCACCATGATCCTGCGCTGGATCTTCTTCGGCATCGTGCTGGCGGGCATCATCCGCGCCTTCGTGCCGGACGACCTGTTCTCCCACTACTTCGGCCCGACGTTGCTGGGGCTGTTCCTGACGCTGCTGGCCACGACGGTCATCGAGGTCTGCTCGGAAGGCTCCAGCCCCATCGCGGCGGACCTGATGGCGCGGGCCGCCGCACCGGGAAATGCATTCACGTTCCTGATGGCCGGAGCCGCCACGGACTACACGGAGATGCTGGTGCTGCGTGAAACCACGAAGTCATGGAAGATCGCGCTGGCGCTGCCGCTCATCGCCACGCCACAGATCCTGCTCATCGGCTGGTTGCTCAACCTGTGA
- a CDS encoding metal-sensitive transcriptional regulator, which translates to MHRNCSDKAPLLARVKKIAGQTQGIARMIEEDRDCPEILHTITAVHSALRALEAKLLEDHVRHCVTDAAADPRQLETRLEEIVTLYKRRLS; encoded by the coding sequence ATGCACCGCAACTGTTCTGACAAAGCACCGCTGCTGGCCCGTGTGAAGAAGATCGCAGGGCAGACGCAGGGCATCGCCCGCATGATCGAGGAGGACCGGGACTGCCCGGAGATCCTGCACACCATCACGGCGGTCCACTCCGCGTTGCGCGCCCTGGAGGCGAAGCTGCTGGAGGACCACGTCCGTCACTGTGTGACGGATGCCGCTGCGGACCCCCGCCAGCTCGAAACCCGGCTGGAGGAGATCGTCACGCTCTACAAGCGCCGCCTTTCCTGA